In Gopherus flavomarginatus isolate rGopFla2 chromosome 1, rGopFla2.mat.asm, whole genome shotgun sequence, a single genomic region encodes these proteins:
- the SLC38A1 gene encoding sodium-coupled neutral amino acid symporter 1 — MPFKSGLELTELQNMTVPEDDNISNDSNDFTEVENGQINSKFISDRESRRSLTNSHLEKKKCEEYTPGTTSLQMSVFNLSNAIMGSGILGLAFALANTGIILFVFLLASVTLLSIYSINLLLICSKETGCMVYEKLGEQVFGTPGKMIVFGSTSLQNTGAMLSYLFIVKNDLPSAIKFLMGKEEEFSAWYVDGRILVVAVTFTIIFPLCLLKNLGYLGYTSGFSLGCMVFFLIVVIFKKVQLSCQVLEPSATSPIISNVSSAHEDMCQPKYVTFNSKTVYALPTLAFAFVCHPSVLPIYSELKDRTQKRMQMVSNISFFAMFIMYLMTAVFGYFTFYDNVHSDLLHNYQSRDDILILTVRVAVIFAVILTVPVLFFTVRSSLFEMAKKTKYDLYHHFLVTLVLLIFINMLVIFIPSMKDIFGVIGVTSANMLIFILPSSLYLKITHQDTEKFTQRISASLFMALGILFSLVSIPLVIYDWVHSGDSAAGN; from the exons ATGCCTTTCAAAAGCGGATTAGAATTAACTGAGTTGCAGAATATGACTGTCCCTGAGGATGATAACATCAGCAATGATTCAAATGATTTTACAGAGGTAGAAAATGGCCAGATAAATAG CAAGTTTATTTCGGATCGGGAGAGCCGAAGAAGTCTCACAAACAGTCACttggaaaaaaagaaatgtgAAGAATAT ACTCCAGGAACAACCTCATTGCAAATGTCTGTCTTTAATCTCAGCAATGCCATTATGGGTAGTGGAATTTTAGGTCTTGCCTTTGCATTAGCCAACACAGGAATCATCCTTTTTGT gtttctattggcttcagtgacaTTACTGTCTATTTATTCAATAAATCTCCTGTTGATATGTTCAAAGGAAACAG GCTGCATGGTGTATGAAAAGCTTGGCGAGCAGGTCTTTGGCACTCCGGGAAAAATGATTGTTTTTGGATCCACTTCTCTCCAGAATACTGGAG CAATGCTGAGCTATCTCTTCATAGTAAAAAATGATCTGCCTTCTGCCATAAAGTTTCTTATGGGAAAAGAAGAAGAATTTTC GGCATGGTATGTGGATGGGCGAATTCTTGTTGTAGCTGTGACATTTACTATAATCTTCCCCCTGTGTCTTCTTAAGAACTTAG GGTATCTTGGATATACTAGTGGATTTTCCCTTGGTTGCATGGTTTTTTTCCTCATAGTG GTTATCTTCAAGAAAGTTCAACTTTCCTGCCAAGTCCTGGAGCCAAGTGCAACATCACCTATCATATCAAATGTTAGCTCAGCACATGAAGATATGTGTCAACCAAAGTATGTTACCTTTAATTCCAAG ACTGTTTATGCTTTGCCTACCCTTGCGTTTGCATTTGTGTGCCACCCATCGGTCCTTCCAATTTACAGCGAACTTAAAGA TCGCACACAGAAGAGAATGCAAATGGTTTCCAATATCTCATTTTTTGCCATGTTCATTATGTATTTAATGACTGCCGTTTTTGGCTATTTCACTTTCTATG ACAATGTGCACTCAGATCTGCTTCACAACTACCAGAGTAGAGATGACATCCTCATCCTGACAGTGCGGGTGGCTGTCATTTTTGCAGTCATACTCACAGTGCCAGTGCTGTTTTTCACT GTGCGTTCTTCTTTATTTGAGATggctaaaaaaacaaaatatgactTATACCATCATTTTCTGGTTACTCTTGTCCTCCTGATTTTCATCAACATGTTAGTAATTTTTATCCCCTCAATGAAGGATATTTTTGGAGTTATAG GAGTAACTTCTGCCAATATGCTGATTTTCATTCTTCCTTCATCACTGTATTTAAAAATCACACATCAGGATACGGAAAAATTTACTCAGAGGATTTCG GCTTCTCTTTTCATGGCATTAGGAATATTGTTTTCCCTAGTGAGCATTCCTTTGGTTATCTATGACTGGGTGCACTCAGGAGACAGTGCTGCAGGCAACTGA